One Ranitomeya imitator isolate aRanImi1 unplaced genomic scaffold, aRanImi1.pri SCAFFOLD_1638, whole genome shotgun sequence genomic region harbors:
- the LOC138656335 gene encoding SCAN domain-containing protein 3-like, with protein MEKYLRMEKANAEQDPGHNSNPDEGPSMRGRQKKKDKTVSSRQYSESYLSFGFTFTGDATAPTPLCLVFGEKLSNSAMVPSKLKRHLQTKHPSVQNKPMEYFVRLRTNNEKGATFLRKSTKVNERALKASYLVAELIAKSKKSHTVAETLILPACKAIVNEMLGPDAAKEIAKVPLSDNTIARRIDDMSADIETVVLEKVRISKKFALQLDESTDISGHCQLLANVRFVDGEAIRENFLFCKALPEKSTREVIFQVTSEYLDKSGLTWENCTGVCTDGAAAMVGSIKGFVSRVKERNPDVLVTHCFLHREALVAKTLPADLAPVLDDVVRIVNFVKTRPLRCRLFASLCTEMGAEHKILLLHTEVRWLSRGKVLARVYELREELKIFLTNERSDYSKLLASDEWCAKLAYLADIFQYLNELNTRMQGRNENLLTSTVKMNGFHLKVQLWQQHVQGGNLQMFPLTEKLHDDNTAAMCEVIGRHLKTLEEKLSFYFSSTFTECLDWVRDPYSSLSVAGKDMTLKEQEELIELKQDRGLKLKFADLPLDRFWLSVAKEFPILANKAILTLLPFSTTYLCELGFSSLTAIKTKNRERLRTVEEELRVCLSTIPARISLLCLSKQAQVSH; from the coding sequence ATGGAGAAGTATTTGAGAATGGAAAAGGCAAATGCCGAACAGGACCCTGGACACAATTCTAACCCAGATGAAGGCCCTAGTATGAGAGGTcgacaaaagaaaaaagacaagacGGTGAGCTCAAGGCAATACAGTGAAAGCTATCTTTCATTTGGATTTACTTTCACTGGGGATGCGACAGCACCAACACCACTGTGCTTGGTGTTTGGTGAGAAGCTATCCAATAGCGCCATGGTGCCAAGCAAGCTTAAACGCCATCTCCAAACGAAACACCCTTCCGTTCAAAACAAGCCGATGGAGTATTTTGTACGCTTACGTACAAACAATGAGAAAGGGGCAACTTTTTTGAGAAAAAGCACAAAGGTAAATGAGAGAGCCCTCAAAGCTAGCTACCTTGTTGCTGAACTCATAGCTAAATCAAAAAAGTCCCACACTGTGGCAGAAACATTAATACTGCCAGCTTGTAAAGCTATTGTAAATGAGATGCTTGGCCCTGACGCAGCCAAAGAGATAGCTAAAGTGCCTCTCTCTGATAACACAATTGCCAGACGGATTGATGACATGTCTGCGGACATTGAAACAGTTGTTTTGGAAAAAGTGCGCATCAGTAAGAAATTTGCCTTGCAACTTGATGAGTCGACGGATATCAGTGGACATTGTCAGCTGTTGGCCAATGTGCGTTTTGTGGATGGAGAAGCCATTAGAGAAAACTTCCTATTTTGCAAGGCACTCCCTGAAAAATCAACAAGAGAGGTAATATTCCAGGTCACATCGGAATATCTTGATAAAAGTGGGCTTACATGGGAAAACTGCACAGGTGTCTGCACTGATGGAGCCGCAGCCATGGTCGGGAGCATCAAAGGCTTTGTAAGTAGGGTTAAAGAAAGAAACCCAGATGTTCTTGTTACCCACTGTTTCTTGCATCGTGAGGCCCTCGTTGCAAAGACCTTACCAGCAGATCTAGCTCCTGTGTTGGATGATGTTGTGCGCATAGTGAACTTTGTGAAGACACGACCTTTGAGATGTCGCTTATTTGCGTCTTTGTGTACAGAAATGGGAGCGGAACATAAAATCTTATTGCTCCACACGGAGGTCAGGTGGCTGTCACGCGGCAAAGTGCTGGCCCGTGTGTATGAGTTGCGAGAGGAACTTAAAATATTTCTGACAAACGAGAGGTCCGATTATTCAAAGCTGCTTGCAAGTGATGAGTGGTGTGCAAAGCTGGCATACCTGGCTGATATATTTCAATATCTGAATGAACTAAACACACGGATGCAAGGCCGAAATGAAAACCTGCTTACAAGCACTGTTAAAATGAACGGATTCCATTTAAAGGTGCAGCTCTGGCAGCAACATGTGCAGGGTGGCAACCTTCAGATGTTCCCGCTCACTGAGAAACTGCATGATGACAACACTGCTGCAATGTGCGAGGTGATTGGCAGACATTTGAAAACTCTTGAGGAGAAGTTATCGTTTTATTTCTCTTCAACCTTCACAGAATGCCTTGACTGGGTTAGGGACCCATACAGCTCATTATCCGTTGCTGGAAAGGACATGACTTTAAAGGAGCAAGAGGAACTCATTGAACTGAAGCAAGATCGCGGTTTAAAGTTAAAGTTTGCTGATCTTCCTTTGGACAGGTTTTGGTTATCTGTTGCCAAGGAGTTCCCCATTCTGGCCAACAAAGCTATTTTGACATTGCTCCCATTTTCGACCACATATCTATGTGAGCTGGGCTTCTCAAGCTTGACTGCGATAAAAACTAAAAACAGGGAGAGACTGAGAACTGTTGAGGAAGAGCTTCGTGTGTGTCTTTCCACCATTCCTGCTAGAATATCCCTTTTGTGTTTATCGAAACAGGCCCAGGTTTCACActga